AGATGCCGGTGCACAGACGTTCTCCGCAGCACACTTCCCAGCAGCCCAGAGGACGCAAGCCCCCGAACGTCCATGGTGACAGATTAACAAAGCGTGGTTCCTTCTTCAATGGAATGGCACTCCCTTAACATTCGAGGACTGTCTGTTAGCGGAGTACTACTGGGccataggaaggaaggaagctctcGCTCAGGCTATACGGAGGGTGCACGGTGGAAATACCGTGCTAAGGGAGAAGCCGGGCACAAAAGGCCCCACGGTGTAGGACCCTGGGTCTGTGAAATGTCCAGAGTGAGTAACCCACAGAGCCAGAAAGCAGCCTGGTGGTTGCCGGGGGCTGcggagggggctggggagtgaCTGCTCAGGGGGACGGGGTGTCCCTCTGGATGGGGGGATGCACATGTCCTGGAACCAGAGAGAGGTGGCGGTTGCACAAAATCACGACTGTGCCGCATGCCACGGGAGCGTTCACTTCCAGACAGTTAATCCTGGGTCGCGTGAATTTCACCTTAATGAGGAAATAAAGGTCAGTAGGCCATTGCTCCCAGCGATGGGGAGCCACGGACCTGGCCCGGCGGTGAGGCAACTCCAGCAGACCTGTGGGAATCTGCTGGGCACCAGCCACCCCTGGGGGAAGGTCCCCCCGAAGAGGCCCAGAGCCCGGGCCCTCCCCCACCAGCTCAGCAGTGGAGGGAAGAAGTCAGCAGGGACAGAGTGTGGGGCGAGCAATTAGCAGGTGCTTAACAAGACACGAGGGACTGGGCCCGAGGAGTGGGATGGAGGGCTACATTTGGCTCCAtcaggtcctccagctcccccctGTGAGGCCAAAGACTTGCCTCTACATCACAGGTGGCCCACAGCGCTCTCTCAGCAGAAGCTGGCTCCCTTTGACCAGGCATCCTGGCAGCGGAGGGGACACCTTCCACAGGTGAGTGGGGGAGACGGAGGCAGTCAGGGCAGGTCAACAGCAAGCGGGGGCTGTGGAGTCTCCAGCCAGGCTTGCTGGCTGACCTCAAGGAAGTGACTCTGCCTCTCTGGGCTCAAGTCTCCTGTCTGTAcaatgaaaacaagacaaaacggGAAGTGTCCAGCGAGTATGAGTCCTGCTCAGAGGGTCGAGCTCTGGGTCCTCAGTGGAGAGACTGAGGAGCTTTGGAACAAGAGAGACTGGGAGGTGGGTAGTGGGTTGACCTCCCCAAGCTTCTTCTTCCTAGAAAGGGGGGTCCGAGTGGCCCTCTTAGAGGGTTAAGTTAGACAAAGCCTTGTTAAGTAAGGCTTTAGTACGTAAGGTTAAGTAAGACAAAGTCAAACTCCCTGCAGGGGTGTCGGGTGCACCGCAGGCGTGGAAGAAATGTTCACTGTTAGCAGCGGGGCCAAGCAGAGCCAGCGCAGGCTTCTCAGCAAGAGAGAGGTCATTTCAGCGTGGCGGTGGCCATTATGGAGGCTCCTCCAGAAGGAGAAGCCTGTCCCCAAAGAGCCCAGAGAAGGGGCAGGATTGAAGGGGAACAGTGATAAGACGAGAACTCAGTGGGGccctgggaggagaggaagaagaggaaggtcACGTAGAAGCATCAGGATTCATGAGGGGGCGGAAGGAGACCAGGCTGCCGCTGGCATCTCTGGCCCAGGTTCCTGGCTGGTCAGTGGGGCCAGCACTCAGCCTGGGCACAGAGGAAGAACGGGATGGAGGTAGACGCTGAGCTGGGCTTGACACGGGTTCTGTGGGACCCAGGGTAATTTCCAcaaaggtggggtgcctggaaCCTTGGGGTGGGACCTCAGGGGACACAGTGACCTTGGCAGAGAATGAGGTGGAGTCCACCATTCACTTACCCACCCACCGGGGCCTCGGCCTCCTCTGAGTTCCTTAAGGGTATGCggggacgtgtgtgtgtgtgtgcgtgtgtgtgataTTTCAGGTGTTCCAAAGAGCAtaggtcaggggcacctgagtggctctgtcagttaagcatctgcttcagctcaggttttggtcttgggtcctgggattgagcccgttttggggtccctgctcagtgcagatctgcttctgcccctcctacACTCCGGATCTCTCTCCCTttgcacactctctcaaataaattaatgttatCTTTTAAAAGAGCATAGATCACACTTCAGGCTGGAGTCTGGCTTGTATTCATCATGCAGATTAAGAAGTAAAACATCCCTGTACATCCCCCCTCCGTTCCCCTCCTCCCATACGCCTGTGTcacaccccttcctccctccctccctctccctggttCTGAGATAAGGACATCCTACAAGGAGCATGGATCACCCCCACCCACGTTTGCACTGTTACTCTCCGGGACGTATCCACGAGCGATCCACAGAATCGTGGGGCCTGTCTTTAAACTTCACGTTGCAACGTGATTCTACCCacatccttctgtggttttcttCTGTCCCTGCTTTCGAGATTCCTCCTGACCAGTGAGAGCAGTTCCACGATTCCTCCATTCCTGTGACTATGGAAATGTCCACGGAGTAAGAGTGTCCCAAAGAATGTATGCACTCCTACTGTGCACTACTCGTTCCAAACCTCCCTGAACAAGTCTCACCACGCACCTTCTAGAGAATTCCTCTGCGGTGGAATTGCAGGGTTAGGCGGGGTCCCTGTGTTTGCCATTATCTCAGAATTCTAGTCCGCAGATTGGGGAATGCCAGACTGAAGATGCTCCATCGGTGGTCCACGACTCCACTACCAAGTGTAACAGGTGTAGGGATTGAGGGTGAGAAATGGTCTGCACGCTTGGCTGCTGTCCACTGATCCTGCTGGTGTGTTGTGGGGAAGGAATGGTGTGTCACTGATGGAAAGGATGCGGCAAacaggtgggtggatggggtCCTGTTGCAGGAAAGAGTGGGAAGAATCCACGAACGTCTGACTAAGGAGAGGGGATGATGTCAGAGTGCAGTGGAAGGGTTGGCCAGGATCAGAACCCTGGACAAGTCTCAGGTTTCCTTTCTGATTGATCCAGGATGGCCATGCAAGGGGCAAATGTCACCTCTGTCTCTGAGTTCCTGCTCCTGGGGCTCTCAGAGAACCCCAAGCAACAGCAGCTGCTGTTCATCCTCTTCCTGACTATGTACCTGGTCACGGGACTGGGGAACCTGCTCATCATCCTGGCTATCGCCACTGACCCCCgactccacacccccatgtacttcttcctggctAACTTGGCCTTTGTGGACATCTGCTTCACCTCCACCACCATCCCCAAGATGCTGGCCAACCACGTGTCAGGGCACAAAGGGATCCCTTATGCAGGCTGCCTCACCCAGATGTTCTTCTTCATCTGGTTTGCTGGCATCGATAGCTTCCTGCTGAGcgccatggcctatgaccgctatgtggccatctgtcaccCTCTGCACTATGCCAGGTCTGTAACACCACAGCTCTGTGGCCTCCTGGTGGCTGCATCCTGGACTGCAGCCTTCGGCAATGCTCTGACCCACACTGTGTTATTGACTCGCCTCTCATTCTGCACCCACAACCGGGTGCCCCATTTCTTCTGTGACCTCAGCCCTCTACTGAAGATGGCCTGCTCTGACACCTTTCTCAATAATGTGATGGTGTACACCGTGGGTGCACTACCCATTATCACTCCTTTTATGGGCATCTTGGGCTCCTACACACGCATCTTTGCCACGGTGTTGAGGATCCCCTCcaggagaggcaagcagaaggcTTTCTCCACCTGTGGCTCTCATCTGTCTGTGGTGTCCCTGTTCTACGGGACACTCATTGGGGTTTACTTCAGCCCCACGTCCTCCCACACGGCCCAGAAGGACACAGCCGCTGCGGTGATGTACACTGTGGTCACTCCCATGTTGAACCCCTTCATCTACAGTCTACGCAACAGTGACATGAAGGGGGCCTTGGGGGTCCTCATCAATAGGAAGCCAGTTTTTCTTCAGTGACCATAGCACTGGCATGTTTGACGGCCCAAATCCAGTGCCCATCCGTACGAAATTTTCTTGCACGGTCCCGAGGTTAGATGTTTCCTTCATATCGCTCTCTGTGGTTCTCTGTGTATTACTTCATTCTTCCAACAACTACTTCTTGAACATCTGTAATCTGTAGACACTGTTTTAGGCGCTGAAGGTCCATCagagaacaaacaaaatcccTGCCCTTGTAGTGCTCCCACTGCAGCCTGAAGACCACACCGTGGTTAAAGGAAGTGCTCGGTAAACTCGAGAGACCAGGATACAATCTCCACCTTGGTTAACATTCAGGTTTATCTGCTCTAATACAAAGTCGCAAATGCGGAGGCACAGAACTTGTTAGATTTTGCAAGCTGAAATCTTTGTTTCTGCAACAACACAGTTCTTTCAGAAACCTTACAGTAGACATCTGGTCTACTTGTTTCTAGTACGTTCCATTGCGAGGCAACAGATCCAATGTGCGTTTCTAGCCAGAGTTCTTATGTTTATTGATTTTGCAATATTTGCTTCCTTGAACCACCTACATTTTGGTCACTCTCAGTTAATGGTCTTCTGAAACAATAGCCTTGGGTAGGAGGCAAGATCCTTATTTATACTCTTTTGAAGGACAGGAAGCTCTTCTAACCGTGTGATGTTTCTAACTTTGAAAAGTGGCCAGTTCTGGTCTGGGATCATCTCTTTCTTGTGATTCCTTGCTGCAAAGCAGCGAGAAGCAGCCAACTCACAGGGACATCATAGCTCTTTCCAATCACTTCTAGACACACAGGCTCAGTGAACAAACAATCTACCTTCCCGGTTATCACCAGTGACAGTATTGCCAGATGTTGGTCTTTGGCATAACAAGGGTCTCCAGCTTTCCACCCTGTGACATTTGTGTCCTTACCACCAGACCACTCAGCTCATGCAACTAAGTTTTCAATTTTGTGATGTCATCATCTCACTTCTGCTCCATTTTCTGTTTTAGTCTGATGACTAGCTTATGTGTTGTATTAGATTCCTGGGGattctgttaaaaaataataccatAAAGGAGGTGACTTACACAGGAGTTTGttgtctcatggttctggaggccagaagtggaaaaccaaggtgttggcaggtggGTTCCTTTTGAGGCTGTGTGTGAGGAAGAATCCATCTGAGCCTCTGTCCTCGCTGGTGGGAGCTGGTGCTCTGCTGGCCATCTTTGGGGTCCCTTAACTTGCAGATCATGCTTCATCTCTACGTGGCATCCTCCTTGTGCATGTCTACCTGCAAATGTCCcccttttttaattcatttttttaaaaaaataattataattaacatagtattatattagt
The sequence above is a segment of the Meles meles chromosome 20, mMelMel3.1 paternal haplotype, whole genome shotgun sequence genome. Coding sequences within it:
- the LOC123932989 gene encoding olfactory receptor 1361-like, with product MAMQGANVTSVSEFLLLGLSENPKQQQLLFILFLTMYLVTGLGNLLIILAIATDPRLHTPMYFFLANLAFVDICFTSTTIPKMLANHVSGHKGIPYAGCLTQMFFFIWFAGIDSFLLSAMAYDRYVAICHPLHYARSVTPQLCGLLVAASWTAAFGNALTHTVLLTRLSFCTHNRVPHFFCDLSPLLKMACSDTFLNNVMVYTVGALPIITPFMGILGSYTRIFATVLRIPSRRGKQKAFSTCGSHLSVVSLFYGTLIGVYFSPTSSHTAQKDTAAAVMYTVVTPMLNPFIYSLRNSDMKGALGVLINRKPVFLQ